A portion of the Chaetodon trifascialis isolate fChaTrf1 chromosome 7, fChaTrf1.hap1, whole genome shotgun sequence genome contains these proteins:
- the LOC139333876 gene encoding membrane-spanning 4-domains subfamily A member 4A, with amino-acid sequence MTSITKIGGVVVVTQVISQDEASIPLQSATATQAPPSVAQTTPKVTQAPPATAKVDDMTAAFLRGEPRSLGVVQIFIGLLCSLFSLTAVFSEMLIVHAPLSLAVSFVVSGSLAVAAARRTSVRLVWVCLLWNVVSVLLGLAGVAYVCWLLADRSPAERFCDDEPWGGVVPTAEESARCRSKMWMLDVSVYGPLGVLLVLLALQVCVTVTICVFSGKAIRRCDRYTPIMVEVDDSSALLGGAASAHSSDVPLLDSDGEETPTSAPNSP; translated from the exons ATGACGTCCATCACTAAGATCGGAGGCGTGGTGGTCGTCACTCAGGTCATTTCTCAGGATGAAGCTTCCATTCCGCTCCAGTCTGCCACTGCCACACAGGCCCCTCCCTCTGTGGCACAGACCACGCCCAAAGTAACACAGGCCCCGCCCGCCACCGCCAAGGTGGATGACATGACCGCCGCCTTCCTGCGGGGGGAGCCACGGAGCCTCGGG gtggtTCAGATCTTCATCGGCCTGCTGTGCTCTCTCTTCAGTCTGACCGCCGTCTTCTCAGAGATGCTGATCGTCCACGCTCCGCTGTCCCTCGCCGTCTCT TTCGTCGTCTCCGGCTCTCTGGCTGTGGCGGCGGCGAGACGGACGTCGGTCCGACTG GTCTGggtgtgtctgctgtggaacGTGGTCTCCGTCCTGCTTGGCCTGGCGGGTGTGGCCTACGTGTGCTGGCTGCTGGCCGATCGCAGCCCCGCCGAGCGGTTCTGCGATGATGAGCCCTGGGGGGGGGTCGTGCCCACGGCTGAAGAGAGCGCTCGCTGCCGGAGTAAGATGTGGATGCTGGAC GTGTCGGTGTACGGACCTCTCGGTGTGCTCCTGGTTCTGCTCGCCCTGCAGGTTTGTGTCACCGTCACCATCTGCGTTTTCTCTGGAAAAGCCATCAGACGCTGCGACCGTTACACCCCCATCATG gtGGAGGTCGATGACAGCAGCGCTCTGCTGGGCGGAGCAGCGTCAGCTCACAGCAGCGACGTCCCCCTGTTGGACAGCGATGGAGAGGAAACCCCGACATCTGCTCCAAACTCGCCATGA